The segment CGATTTCGGCAACCCGTTCGTGATGGGCGGCTCCTTCCTGGCGACGCAGGTGTACTTCGCGGTGGAATTTAACCCGGCCGAGGCGTCGGTCTACGGCACGGTGCTGCTCGCGCTGAGCGTCTCAGCGTTTCTGGCGCAGCAGGCGTGGCTGGGGCGCACCAGCTTCACCACGATCACTGGCAAGCCCGCACAGGGCATGGTAACGCCGCTGCCACCCGTGCTGGAACGTGTGTTGTTGCTGGTCTTCATGGTCTGGGTGTTGTTCGTAGGCGCGGTGTACGGCAGCATGTTTTTTGGGGCCCTGGTGAAGCTGTGGGGCTTCGATAACACCTTTACCACCGAGCACATCCGTAACCTCTCGGTGGGTTCACTGGGCGTGTTCTTGAACACCCTCAAGATCGCGGCCATCAGCAGCCTGCCCGTGCTGATCCTCAGTGTGGTGATCGCCTACCTGATCACCCGGCAGAAATTCTTCGGGCGCGGCTTCATCGAACTCGGCTCGCTTCTGTCCTTCGCCGTGCCCGGCACCGTAATCGGTATCGGGTACATCTTGGCACTGAACAGCGGCTTCGCGTATATGACCGGCACCATGCTGATTCTTATCGTCGCTTTCATCTTCCGCAACATGCCAGTGGGCATTCGCTCTGCCGTCGCCAACCTGCGTCAGATTGACCCGGCGCTGGAGGAGGCCAGCACCACCCTGCGTGCAGGCAGCCTGACCACGCTGTGGCGGGTGGTGATGCCCCTGATTCGCCCCGCGCTGATCTCGGCGCTGATCTTCGCCTTCGTGAGGGCCATGACGGCCATCTCGCAGATCATCTTCTTGATCTCGCCGGACCACAAGGTAGTCACCAGCGAAGTGCTGAGCATGGTCGAACGCGGACAACTCGGGGACGCGGCGGCGCTGTCGGCGCTGCTGGTCTTTACGCTGGCCGTCGTCATTGCCCTGATGACGTGGGCCGTGGGCCGCACGGGCTCGAAGGCGGGGATAAGTGTATGAACAGCATTCTTGAGAGGAATCCATGACCGCCATCCAATCCCGCCCCACCGTCCCCAACAGTCAAGCCGCCCCGGTCAAGCTGGAGGGCGTGACCAAGCGCTTCGGTAAGACCACCGCCGTCCAGAGCGCCAATCTGGAGGTGGAACCCGGCACGCTGGTCACCCTGCTGGGCCCATCGGGCTGCGGCAAGACCACCATTCTGCGGATGATCGCCGGGCTGGAGACCATTACCGAGGGCAGGCTCTCGATTGACCATGAGGACGTGACCCAGCTTTCGGCGGCGCAGCGCGACGTGACGATGGTGTTCCAGAGTTACGCGTTGTTCCCGCACTTGAGTGTGCTGGAGAATGTCGCGTATGGCCTGCGCGTGGCCCGCCGCCCCGACGCCGCGCAGGCGGCCGAGGAAGCCCTGAAACTGGTGGGGCTGGGCGGCTACGGCAGCCGCGCTCCCTCTCAACTGTCAGGTGGGCAGCAGCAACGCGTGGCCCTGGCCCGCGCCCTGGTGATGAAGCCCAAAGTGCTGCTCTTCGATGAGCCGCTGTCCAATCTGGACGCCAAGTTGCGCCGCCAGATGCGCAACGAGATTCGCGCCATCCAGCAGCAATTGGGCATCACCGCCGTGTATGTGACCCACGATCAGGCCGAGGCGTTGGCCATCTCGGACGTGGTGGTGGTCATGAGCGCGGGCAAAATTGAGCAGATCGGTACGCCCGAAGACTTGTACCGCCGCCCTGCCAACGCCTTTGTCGCGGATTTTATCGGCGAGGCCAATCTGTTACAGGCCACGTATGACGGGCAGCAGCTCGGCTTTGGCAACGTCTTTTTGCCCTACACGCAACCCGGCGCCCCCACTGGGGACGTGCGCGTGCTGGTGCGGCCCGAATCCATCTCGTTCAACGAGAGCGGGTTGGCTGGGCGCATCACCTCAGGCGCGTATCTGGGGGCCATGACCGAGTACACCATCGAAACGTCTGCTGGAGACGTGCTGATCTCCCCGTCCTCCGAGGCCACCATTCTGCCCAACGGCAGCGATGTCCACCTGGATTTCCGCAGCAACGGCTTGTATATCCTGCCCGCCTGAACCCTGTCCCTCTGCCTCTGCCTACACTCTTCAAAAGGAGTTTCACATGCGTCATCTGATCCTGACTGCCGCCCTGCTGTTGCCCATGGCCTCTGCCCAGATCTCCATTTCCGACATTCCCGCCCTGCCACTGAGCGTTGTGGCCCAGCCGCAGCCCACACCTGCCGCTCCTGTTCAGGCTGGCCCCGTGGCCAAGGTGGAGATTCAGGATGTCGAAATTACCTCCCCAGTCAGTACGGGTCAGACCCCCACCGTGGCCAGCGATGACGTGGGCGAGGTGATGATTCCTGTCCTGGCCACAGATAAGGACGGCAACCCGGTGGCAGGGGTGGCTGTGACCTGGGAGGTCAAAAACACGGGCAAAGCCCCAATTTACGTGATTTCCAGCCTGATGGACGGTAAGGCAACGTCCGTCGCGGCTACCATTGCCCCCGACGAGACGGTGAAATATGAAACCATGACTGGCGCGAACGGCCAGGTGACACTGCTGCTGAACGCCACTGCCAGTACGGCCGCCGCGCTGAAGCTGACCGCCTCCACCGGAGA is part of the Deinococcus sp. QL22 genome and harbors:
- a CDS encoding ABC transporter ATP-binding protein codes for the protein MTAIQSRPTVPNSQAAPVKLEGVTKRFGKTTAVQSANLEVEPGTLVTLLGPSGCGKTTILRMIAGLETITEGRLSIDHEDVTQLSAAQRDVTMVFQSYALFPHLSVLENVAYGLRVARRPDAAQAAEEALKLVGLGGYGSRAPSQLSGGQQQRVALARALVMKPKVLLFDEPLSNLDAKLRRQMRNEIRAIQQQLGITAVYVTHDQAEALAISDVVVVMSAGKIEQIGTPEDLYRRPANAFVADFIGEANLLQATYDGQQLGFGNVFLPYTQPGAPTGDVRVLVRPESISFNESGLAGRITSGAYLGAMTEYTIETSAGDVLISPSSEATILPNGSDVHLDFRSNGLYILPA